TCATCGCTTCCTTGTGATACCGTTGACTTTGACCACGTGACAACCTCCCGGTGATCCGCGACCGAGCCTTTAGACTCTATCTATTGTACATATCGCGTCCGCgtcttttgtatatatcacGCCTAGTTAGTAAAACTGTCTCGTGACGCCAGGAACAGCATCACTCCAGCGCCTTTGCGACTTATCCTTCTCAGGATAAGTCGCACGCCGGCTGGCTATtagtccttttcaggataGGCCGCTGAGCAGTGCGAATCCTCGATACCGGACGTCACGTCCTGGCACGATTTTGCTTTATCGCATTACATATCCGGACCTGATTGGACAACCCCGGCGCTATTATTGCGATTAACCGATCCGATTCCATTAATACTAACCGATTTCGTTTCTTTCATTTGAACTCCCCGACTCTATTGTTAAGGGCCGATCCCCGTCTTCTCCAATTGTATTCGCAAGTTGTCACCATTTCTGTTTATTGGCTAATTTTGTTGTACCATATATTCAcgcaaataaatctttatttgttGATCAAATCGAGTATGTAATTTGCGAGCCCaagtctcttccttctcccgaATCCTGGAACCGACGAGCCGATCCGTGGCGTCGGGAAAGGCAGTTCGTTACATGGCGCCCGAACAGGGACCTGACTGTTGTAGACTCCGCTCGCAGGTCGTACCTTGATCCATGTTGTCTTGGATTTACGACTTAAGTAAGGTTCAAATAACCGCGCAATTAACTGATCGCGGTCTTGACTTTGCCGGAACCCTAGACGTGTTACGCCAAAGGCTGCGGGACCACATTGTCGGGCCGAGATGGCTACGAAGGAAATACCGAAGGTCGGCGAGGACCGATTTACCGTTAGCACTACGCCTGTAGACGCGTTAGAACCTCCAGAAGGGAGCCCTTCCAAGGCGCTCAATCAGATTAGAAAATGGGGATGCCATTTTGATGGCAAAGACCCCTTTCCTCGAACGACTAAAGGAGTTGAGCACGTCATTTGAAATAGAGAAAAGATACCTATTGTTGGCTACCCGAGCTCCTAAGAGGGGACGCTCTGCTGTGGTATCGGAACGGCCGGGGCGACTGGGCTACCTGGGCAGATTTTTGCCGGGATTTCAGTGCTCATTACTTATCACGCGGCTATCAACTGCGAATGCGGCAGGAGATCCATGGCCGCCAGAAATCCGGAGAGACGTTCGATAAGTACGCCACATCTGTGCTTACGATGATGCGGCGCGCCAGGGGAGTACTCTATCCAAGAGAAGATATAtcagttatatattaatgcggACCCGGAGATCCAGCTACACATCCGTTACGAAGACGTTGTGAGCGTGAGCGACCTCTGCAGTTGTGCCGCTGTTTTTGAAGACATATATCAAAGGCGGAATCATGGTCGTCGGTCAATACGACGACTCTGGCAGCCGCCACTTACGATCGCGACACTTGCTGACGCTGCAAACAACGCGGGCACACGCGCCTCGAGTGTAAATGACCTGTCAGGAAATTCTGCTCTCGCTGTGGGAAAGACGGGGTGTTGATACGAGACTGCTACTCGCCGTCGGGAAACGGCGAACGGATCGGAAACGAGCCGGCCACCGACCGACCCGCCGCTTCGAGTTAATTTATACTCCCCGGCCACACATACAGATACACGCTTTGGGGCGGACCTTCTGGGCTTTACTTGATTCGGGGTCCGAGGCGTCTTTTGTTAATACCGACACGGCTGAGATAGCCAGGAGAGTTGGTCGATCGCCTCGATCGACCGACGGACACATTCGCCTTGCCAACGGCATTCGAACACCGGTCACTGAAATCactgaaattgaaattactgTTTACTATTAGGAGGCGTGCCGTGAAACACATCTTCCAGGTCCTGCCGGATCTCGGCAGCCCAGTTCTCATCGGCACCGATCTGTGAGCCGAGTTACAGATGCCACCGCCATCTCGTACCGCCGTATCAAGTAAACGGAACCAAACGGCCACCATAGAAGGCGATATATACCAGGGGATCAGTTTCCGATCACTGGAAGAAGACCAGAAGCTTCGGAAATTTTTACGCAACGAACTGCGAAAGTTCGACATAGTGCGCGTGCCGACCAATCGGATTACGCACCAGATCCGATTGAAATCGGGGAGCCCGATTAAGCAGAGGTATCGGCCGCAGAATCCCGCGATGCAGGCAGTGATCAACGCCGAGGTGGACCGTATGCTCGAAGCCAGAGTAATTGAGCCGTCCGCAAGTGCGTGGAGCTCCCCAGTGGTGTTGGCCAAAAAGAAAGACGACACATACCGGTTCTGCATAAATAGCCGAAAGCTAAACCAGTAGCGAGATTCTCTAACATCTTAGCGACGAGTGTCGCTATTGTTAACCGTTCTTATCGACAATTTTTGTTGAGCGCTATTCTGTACCGAGCAGTTATCGACATTTCTTGTCAAGTCAAGTCGTTAAGTTCCGAAAATTGTCGCAACGTTAACGACGGTTTTGGAGGTCTCGCTATCCACTTAGCGATATTCGATAACTTGTCAGTGAGGACACATTTATGTAATACatacatcaaatataattgtgtgaagttaaaatattttaaattaataaaccgGATTAAAGATTCCAATAagtaagtatattattttgcagataaatatacttatctataagttttttaataattgactcattttatattcatttaataatagaaatcatagaaaaattaatcatagttAGATTAGGTTAATTTCACCTCtcataaaacaaataacatttttgtaatGGTTTATAATACaacttgtttatataaaaatgattatgcatataaatcatgcaatgaaaatataaagaaagaaaaattatttaagtatcaCTGTATGTAGGTTACATTGCTGCAGGCTGATGGAATAGAGAGATCATTCCAATATCAGTAAAACAGTGTAATATTAGACAAGTGATATGAAattgttctttttctctttaaattcgCACTAATGACTTACAGATAacagaattaaataacataaataaataaattattttcagaatgACTGATGCTTATCTTGCCGCACACATATTGGATCTTGAGAATCGTATTCAACGCCTCGAGCGAAGAGCAGATCGACAGATATTACGAGAAATAGAAGAACCATTTGATTTGACTGATGTTGAATTCAGGGAATTATACCGTTTAACTCCTGAATTGGCATCTGATCTCATTGATGTACTTGCACCTCATTTGATGCACACAAGAATTACTGGGCTGTCTGTAGAGAAACAAGTATATAATGTCcttttacttaatattaacACTAATTAacactaacaataagtcaTATTCATGGTTGgcttatttctaatatatgtgTCACCAAGGTACTGTCTGCAATAAGCTTATACGCAACTGGATGCTATCAACGTTCAGTAGGTGAACACTGGGGTATTTCGATGAGTCAATCATCAATCAGCAGATGCGTTCATCGAATTACAGAtgtgataaatgaaaatatttttcgtcaaTGGGTGCAATTTCCCATCACTCTGGAAACAATACGGATTGCAAGAAAGCAGTTTCAGAATGCTCGTCAACCATTTGAAGGAGCCATCGAAGCAATAGATTGCACCCACGTAGCGATCCTTGCTCCTAGGGAACATGAAGAAGCCTACATAAATCACAATGGATATCATTCATTAAATGTGCAAATGATTCTGAtcgcaattatttatcaatttatcgagctataattattatattatcatgttcattattttagatatgctACCCAAATCTCAAGATCCTGAACGTAAATGCTCGATTTCCTGGAGCCAGACATGACGCTTATATTTGAAGTGCTTCTGATGCGCGTGGTGTTATGGAACGCGTATATCATGATCGCGAAAGAAGAACGTATCTCATTgatatgttcttttttattatattactacaGTATTTGTTGCactttttagatatattttttacaggtGCTTTAGGATATCCATTAGAACCCTGGCTGTTAACTCCTTTGCCTCATGAGCCTGAAGGAACTCCACGATTCTTGTATAACGAGGCATTATGCAGTGCAAGAAATTGCGTGCAACGATTGTTTGGAGTACTTAAAAGCACATGGAGATGCTTTTCCAAGCACAGGGTCTTACAGTACGAACTTGGCTTTGCAGGAAGAATCGTTAATGCGTGTGCAGTTCTACACAATATGCGCATTACTGGCGGTATACTTGACGATCCGTTTGAAGACTACGCAAACGGAGATGTACCCAACATTCAtatcgatgatgatgatgatgatgataatgtgCGACCACTTGCGGAAATATGACTGGTGCATGTTTCTATGAAGAAATTCTGTGATGAAATGACATTGGGACAGCTATAACAATTGATGGGTACTGCAATGTTTTATCGGCACAGAAATATGATTTCGAGAGAATCATGAGACCGATGCAGTACATATAGCGGCCAATGCGTCTTTCGTTCGTTCCGTTATCGGCATTGACCCGATTACACCGATTACGCGCAGTATTTATATAGGACACGGGCCCAGCGTTGTGGGCCACCGCGGAATACAATGCATTTTTCCGAGATTTTTACGAGCACTTACTTTGTAAGTGCACGAGGCACGAACAATCTTGTTCCGAGCTTCATTCAACACAcacgaaataaaatcttaGTCCAAACGATCTCCAAGCGTAATCATTCACCTTTATCCCCACAGTGACACAGGTAAGAAACATTTATGtggatattgaaatattcaaaaatagattCTTCAGTAAGAAGCCTAAATACTGAGAGAGTTACTTAGTttcaacttatttttatagcgATCGTCAGGCCCTGAAAATGGCAAAACGAATAAAAGTTTctacatatttgaaaaatgcaaCCAGCATACCTCTAGAATGTTCAGATGTAGAAAGTGATGAATTATATGATAGCGACGGCGGAGAGACAAACTGATCCACAAGGCAGTGACGATAACAGTGCTATTATCGAGAGTAGTGATGAGGAAATTCCTGATAAAGACAATATAGATCAGTCAAGCGACAGTGATTGCGAAAATATTCCAAACAAACGTACGAGACAATGCATGCGATTCCCTTCCAGTTCTGAAGACAAAGGTGGAAGTAACATACCAAATCAGCAAACTAAAATTGCTTCAGACGGAACTATTTGGAAAAGAATTGAAGAAGGAAGTGTTGCTGGTAGATTACCAGTTCAGAGTGTTTTCAAAGATGTACACGGGCCAACAGCACATGCTAAAAGAAACATTATGAAGGGGAATCTAAGTAGTGCGTTCCTATTACTGATTGACAACCATATTTTGGAACATGTACGAATTAACAGAGTTAGAAGCCTCTCGAGTTTTGGGGAAAAACTGGACACTTACGCAAGCAAAATTGAAGGCGTTTCTTGCAATATTGTACGCACGTGGGGCGTACGAAGGAAATACTTTGAGGCTTCAATATTTGTGGAACAAGTAGGgactatcatttttttccagCACTATGAGTAGACGTGATTTTACTGAGATTCTGTGATACATTCGtttcgaaaaaagaaatcagaGGAGTCAACGTTTGCAAACAGACAAATTCGCTTTAGTCTCAGCAGTTTGGgacaaatttattgaaaacagTCAAAATTGCTTCAAACCGAGAGCTTGTATTACCGTGGATGAGCAACTCTTTCCAACGAAGGCCAGATGCAGATTTACCCAGTATATGCCAAACAAACCCAATAAATTTGGCATAAAATTTTGGCTGGCGTCTGATGTACAGACGAAATATGTGGTAAGTGGCTTTCCGTATTTAGGAAAAGACGAGGCTCGAAATGCATCAACTCCCCTAAGCGAATTTGTCGTAATGAAACTTCTTGAACCGTATACCATGAAGGGTAGAACTGTAACaaccgataatttttttacaagtattCCTTTGGCGTTAAAATTAAGATCTAAAAATACTTCGTTGCTTGGAACAATACGCGCAAACAAGAGGGAACTGCCGAAAACTTGCAAACTGAAAAAAGACAGCATGGCTCGTTTCTCAACGTTGTTGTACCAATCCAATGGATGCACACTTACCGTTTACAAGAGCAAaccaaataaaaaagtacttATACTAAGTACAAAACATAAACACgtcaaaattgataaaactgCTAAGAAATTACCTGAAACTGTATCGTTTTATAATAGAACTAAATTTGGCGTCGATGTCACTGATCAAATGGCACGAAAATATACCGTGAAATCAGGTTCCAGAAGGTGGCCATTTCAagtctttttcaatattttagatttagcCGGAATAAATTGCTGgatattgtacaaaaatacaaCAGGAGAAAATATCTCACGGAAAGACTTTCTGTTTCGATTAGCAAAAGAACTTGCTTCAGAATATTAGACTTCAAGGGAAAAACCACACAAAGCTGATATACCAACTACAAGTGGCACGGTTCCTGTACGTAAATGGTGTCAAATAGGATATTGCAATAACAATAAGActacaaatatttgcaatacatGCAAAAAAAGTGTATGCGGGAAGAGTACACACAGCAACATCTACATATGTAGAAATTGTGACCGACAAACTGTAAACAATTAAGCGTGTTTTGTTATTTGACAATGTCTATAAATCCATTTATCTAtgacaattaatattgttcaactttttttgtcattttttaagaGTGAATAAAGACTGGAAGCCTCAATAagcattttttcttatacaccAGTCATTCTGACTGGTTTTGGTAGAAAtaggtatatttaaatagctgGTAAATCTAGTGTTAAATCTGCAGCTAGCTCTGCCCATTTTTTTGCGTTACTTCTTTTCCATGTAATGTGTTGAATCTTCCTTCAGCGAGAcctttgtttaaataaaaaaaatccaacaTTTTGctatattgcaataatgttGTTCGGGAACTTCGTGCTATAACTTTCTTgctataaaagtataaaataattattttatgtatttcttgTGGAAAAATACTATTGTattagtgaaaaaaatattaagatgaaTAGTGTACAATATTTGAATAGTTTTCCAATTATTTCCAATCGTTTCTTCGCAGTCAAATAGTATCTTTCCATGAAGGATATGTtgtcgtttttattttctatataaaacatattttgaataaacattTACTTTGTTCCATCTTGTACCATGTTCTGTCTCtcttgaacaaaaatattaacaaaaaaagtattaattaacttttcgaGCGATGTCTTCTTCTGTATGGCTAATTAGACTTCTGTTTTTCAAGCGGAATTACAGCCATAAACTTAGCTGAATAAAGACATCATTGCAGCTTCATTTTCGTCTGCGATCGTAAATTCTGTTAAAAGTAACTAGATTTTTACTGGCGAAAAACTGCAACGTTGTCAGATTTACTGAATTGTTTCGGTACGCTGAGTAACGAATTTTGCTCGATAGATATCGTTAAGGCTAAGTTACAGAATCACGCCGCATCGATATCGTCGACATCGGTCGCGCAAGCgacaaaaattgataactAGCGATAGCGATAATCGTCGCTAAGATGTTAGAGAATCCCGCTACAGGTCTCGGAAAAGGACGCATATCCTCTGCCGCACATAATCGCCACCCTCGACAAGTTGCGAGGAGCTCGATGAGAAGCCTTCACTTgcgcacagtacaattggatACGTTGCAATTGCACGCTGTGTTATTAGACGCGCATCGTTcgattggacacatttcatttgcgcacaGTTCGTTTGGatacatttcatttgcgcactGCTCAATTGGACACCGTTGCTtttgcgcaaaagaaatgtgcgcaaaagaactgtGTGCAAACGaactgtaacaaatatttatttaccaaatgaagttaataataaatgtcaaaaaatttcaaaattatacatgcatacatgcgtgtgtatgtattttaatttatataaaaacatgtgtTGTGTCCAAAAACAACGTGTCCAATTAAACggtgcgcaaatgaaatgtgtccaaacgAATTGTACGCAATTGAAATGTGCccaattgtactgtgcgcAAGTAAGCCGCGCCTGTCTACATTAGACCTGAATGAAGGCTATTGGCCTTCTACCACTGACCTAAGTACCGCTTGATCTAGGTCACCGCTTTTACCATACTGGGCAGGAGACTTACAATTTCGAGTCATGCCGTTCGGACTCCATTCCGCCCCAGACATTTTTCAGCAGCTACTAGATAGTATACTGGGACCGGAGTTAGAACACGTGTTGGTATACTTAGACGACATTATCATCATCAGCCGGACGATCGAAGACCACCTCACACACTTAACAGAAGTGTTCCGCCGCTTACGGGAAGCCCGACTTCGTCTGAATATTCAGAAGTGCCACTTCTGCCAAGACCGGTTAAAATACCTCGGGCATCTCGTGGACCGTGAGGGCATTCGAACCGATCTTGAGAAGGTCAGCGCCATCACCAGCTGGCCTGCGCATACGAACGTTCGCTAAGTACGCCAATTGGTGGGCATGGCATCGAGGTACCGACGTTTTGTACCGATTTGTACAGATTTCTCGGCAGTTGCTGCCCCATTGACGCGCCTGAGCCGAAAAGGCGCCCAGTTCACTTGGTCGACGGAGGAGGAAAGATCGTTCCGACTACTAAAAGCAGCATTAACTACCGCGTTCATATTAGTCTGCCTCGATTTCAATAAGCCGTTCGTCCTGCAGACCGACGCCAATTCGTACGGTTTGGGTGCCGTCCTTACTCAGGAATTTCCTGAGGGAGAACGCATGATTGCGTATGCCAGCCGGACGCTGAATAACGTGGAACGAAATTACAGCATCACAGAGCTGGAATGTCTCGCCGCCGTCTGGGGAATTCGACGGGTGAGAGACTAGCTCGAGGGCTACCGATTCACGATCATCACGGATCTCCAATTTCTCTGGTGGCTGCAACAAATCGAGAACCCCACCGGTCGTCCTCGGCGATGGTTATTTGAGTTCCAGCAATTCGACTTCGACATACAGTATCGAAAGCTCTAAACAAGGTAGCGGATGCTCTATCCCCACAACCAGAGGTTTGTGCCGTCCAGGGAGGGAGGCAGTGCGCTTGGTACAATCGAGTCCGCCGAACTTTGAAGACTCGCCCCCACCGATTTCCCGGACTACCGGATACAGGAAGAAAAGCTATTCCGTCATGTCTTGCACAGCCTGGACTTCCAAGCCATCCCCGCCGAAGACTAGTGGAAGATTTGTGCCCCTACCCCGCAGAGACTTGATATACTTCGCCAGTTACACGATAACCCAACGGCTGGACATCTAGGCGTCGCAAAGACAATCGCTCGCGTAGCCCGCGTTTATTATTGGCCGGGGATGTTTAGGGATATCTTTCGATACGTCCGCACTTGCAAGAGTTGTATAGCGCATAAAGCCTCTCAATAGCGTCCCGCCGGTAAATTCCGCGCGACACACCTGTCGCCCTGTGACAAGTCGCGATCGATTTGGTCGGGCCGCTACCATGTTCGACCCAGAGAAATGCGTGACTCCTAACCTTGCAGGACCGCTTCTCCAAGAGGGTGGAGATCGTCTCTTTGAAGCGCGCCACAGCCGCGACCCGCGAATTCACGAGACGCGTCATATACCGACACGGGTGTCTCGACCTCGTAATTTCCGACAATGGACCCAGCTTATGTCGCGTCAAATTGAAAGCGCCCTTCGGTCGTTCAGGGTCAAACACCAAACCTCTCCAGCATACACTCTCCAATGTAACCTCGTCGAGCGCGCTAACCCAAACGTTGAAAACAATGATCTCCCAGTACGTGGGAAAGAGACACCGCCGGTGAGATGAATACATCTCTCAACTCCAGTTCGCGTATAATACCGCAAGGCAAGAAGCCACCGGATACATCCCAGCGTTTCTCGTCCATGGACGAAAGTTGCGGATTCCCCATCCCAAGGACCGACCTGATGCGGAGCTTGCCGTTACACCGGAAGGCGTTCAATGCGCTTTGGAGGATGCTCACAAAGTTGTTTGCATCAATCTGGCCTGTGCGTTCCAACGCCAACAACACTACGATCTACGCAGACGCGATTGGCGTCCAAGATAGACGACCGCGTGTGGAAATGGGACCGCTCTCTAACAAGGCCCAAGGCTTCAATGCCAAACTCGCGCCCAAGTACAGGGCTGGTCGGGCCTATGATCGTGAAACGAATTATCTCACCGGTCATAATAGACCTGAAAGACGAGCGAAAACGATGGCATCGACAGGTGCACGTACAAGACGTGAAGTCGGCACCACAAACCGTCGACGATCTACCAGAAGAAGGTCTACATCCTTGGCACCGAACATTACGCCCTGGCACGATTTTGCTTTATCGCATTACATATACGGACTTGATTAGACAATCCCGGCGCTATCGTTGCGATTAGCCGATTCCGTTAGTACTGGCCGATTTCGTTTCTTTCGTTTGAGCTCCCAGATTCTATCGTTACAGGCCGATCTCCGTcttcttcaattatatttgcgaGTTCTGTCATCATTTCTGTTTATTGGCCGATTCTGTTGtatcatttattcattcaaatatattgtttatttgttgGCCAAATCGAGTGTGTAATTTGCGAGCCCgagtctcttccttctcccgaATCCTAGAATCGACGAGCCGATCCGTCGCGTCGGCAAAGGTACTTTGTAacaattttaagaattctataaaaaaattaattttagtgatttaaaataacgaaaactatataatatatttatgtagtcTCATTCTCTccatctccctctttctctctctctctctcatataattattataacacaattataaagaaatatatatatatatatatatatatatatatatatatatatatacatatatatatatatatatatatatatatatatatatatatattatatatatatatatatatatatatatatatatatata
This portion of the Cataglyphis hispanica isolate Lineage 1 chromosome 10, ULB_Chis1_1.0, whole genome shotgun sequence genome encodes:
- the LOC126852455 gene encoding LOW QUALITY PROTEIN: putative nuclease HARBI1 (The sequence of the model RefSeq protein was modified relative to this genomic sequence to represent the inferred CDS: substituted 1 base at 1 genomic stop codon); the protein is MPPPSRTAVSSKRNQTATIEGDIYQGISFRSLEEDQKLRKFLRNELRKFDIVRVPTNRITHQIRLKSGSPIKQRYRPQNPAMQAVINAEVDRMLEARVIEPSAIIDISCQVKSLSSENCRNVNDGFGGLAIHLAIFDNLMTDAYLAAHILDLENRIQRLERRADRQILREIEEPFDLTDVEFRELYRLTPELASDLIDVLAPHLMHTRITGLSVEKQVLSAISLYATGCYQRSVGEHWGISMSQSSISRCVHRITDVINENIFRQWVQFPITLETIRIARKQFQNARQPFEGAIEAIDCTHVAILAPREHEEAYINHNGYHSLNVQMILNPNLKILNVNARFPGARHDAYIXSASDARGVMERVYHDRERRTYLIDMFFFIILLQYLLHFLDIFFTGALGYPLEPWLLTPLPHEPEGTPRFLYNEALCSARNCVQRLFGVLKSTWRCFSKHRVLQYELGFAGRIVNACAVLHNMRITGGILDDPFEDYANGDVPNIHIDDDDDDDNVRPLAEI
- the LOC126852456 gene encoding piggyBac transposable element-derived protein 4-like — translated: MNYMIATAERQTDPQGSDDNSAIIESSDEEIPDKDNIDQSSDSDCENIPNKRTRQCMRFPSSSEDKGGSNIPNQQTKIASDGTIWKRIEEGSVAGRLPVQSVFKDVHGPTAHAKRNIMKGNLSKLEASRVLGKNWTLTQAKLKAFLAILYARGAYEGNTLRLQYLWNKNQRSQRLQTDKFALVSAVWDKFIENSQNCFKPRACITVDEQLFPTKARCRFTQYMPNKPNKFGIKFWLASDVQTKYVVSGFPYLGKDEARNASTPLSEFVVMKLLEPYTMKGRTVTTDNFFTSIPLALKLRSKNTSLLGTIRANKRELPKTCKLKKDSMARFSTLLYQSNGCTLTVYKSKPNKKVLILSTKHKHVKIDKTAKKLPETVSFYNRTKFGVDVTDQMARKYTVKSGSRRWPFQVFFNILDLAGINCWILYKNTTGENISRKDFLFRLAKELASEY